The stretch of DNA CCGAAGCGAATTTTTGGCTTTGTCGGTTTGAATTCCTCCGGTGTTTTTGTATGCGGATTTTCCTGCACCTGAGGGCCCATTGTTGAGCTACCTGCAAAACATATAAGTTGTCCGTCTGGTGTTTTCATTATGGTTTTTACTGGTTGGTCTTTTTCATCGAGCCAGAGTTGTAGGTTGTGTCAATAATTTTGTGTAAACCATTAGGAGTACCTCCTGGAGAACATATCCTGAAGTTCTTCCTTAGCCTCAAGGAATCCATTTACTACTCTGTTAGTCCATCTATCATTAAGCACTGCAACTCTTAAATAAACAAATTTTTCAACAGCTCTAACTGATGGTAAAGCACCTATGACCTTAACCCTCTTCCTTATTTCCTTTATCGTCCTTTCTATCAGGTTTGTTGTATATATCACTCTTCTGACAGACTCAGGATACTTGAGGAACGTAAGGAGTTTATAAAGCTCTTGCTCCCATGACTTTACAACCTTAGGATACTTTAATTCCCACTTCTCCTTGAACTTCTCAAAACCCCTCAGAGCCTCTTCTTCCGTAGAGGC from Desulfurobacterium indicum encodes:
- a CDS encoding transposase, with product ASTEEEALRGFEKFKEKWELKYPKVVKSWEQELYKLLTFLKYPESVRRVIYTTNLIERTIKEIRKRVKVIGALPSVRAVEKFVYLRVAVLNDRWTNRVVNGFLEAKEELQDMFSRRYS